In the Dehalococcoidia bacterium genome, one interval contains:
- the gyrB gene encoding DNA topoisomerase (ATP-hydrolyzing) subunit B encodes MAINARQAEQYTARDIQVLEGLEAVRRRPGMYIGSTDQRGLHHLVYEIVDNSVDEAMAGFCTEITVTIGRDRSVRVDDNGRGIPVDIHPKTNVSALETIMTVLHAGGKFGHSAYKVSGGLHGVGASVVNALSESLWVEVHREGQVYRQEYRRGVPQGPVRPVRPTARRGTTTWFLADREIFGEIDYNFETLAQRFRETAYLTKGLQITLLDERDDRELTFLFEGGIVSFVRHLNKHRTVIHQRPFYVQKDYETSSVEIAFQYNDSYAESVFSFANTINTVDGGTHLTGFRTALTRVLNDYARKAKLLKDDEGNLTGEDVREGLTAIISVKLAEPQFEGQTKAKLGNPEMKGQVESALSEGLSAYLEENPADARRIIEKCITAARAREAARKARDLVIRKSALEGLTLPGKLADCSEKDPALCELYLVEGDSAGGSAKQGRDRRFQAVLPLRGKILNVEKAREDKILANEEIRAIITALGTGIGDIFNLSKLRYHRIILMTDADVDGAHIRTLLLTFFFRNMPQLIERQHLFIAQPPLYRVAHGKEVRYVYSDKERDEAIEAMGRPKNVVVQRYKGLGEMNPEQLWETTMNPATRTILQVTIEDAVAADEIFEMLMGEQVPPRRQFIQAHAQNVRNLDV; translated from the coding sequence ATGGCAATCAATGCGCGGCAAGCGGAGCAATATACCGCCCGCGACATTCAAGTGCTTGAGGGGCTCGAGGCGGTCCGCCGTCGCCCGGGCATGTACATCGGCAGCACGGATCAACGCGGGCTGCATCACCTGGTCTACGAGATTGTCGACAATAGTGTGGACGAGGCGATGGCGGGCTTCTGCACCGAGATCACGGTCACGATCGGCCGTGATCGCTCGGTGCGCGTCGACGACAACGGCCGCGGCATCCCTGTCGATATCCATCCCAAGACAAACGTCTCGGCCCTCGAGACGATTATGACCGTGCTCCACGCCGGCGGAAAATTCGGCCATTCCGCCTACAAGGTCTCGGGGGGGCTCCATGGGGTCGGCGCCTCTGTCGTCAACGCCCTCTCCGAGTCGCTCTGGGTGGAAGTCCATCGGGAGGGGCAGGTCTATCGCCAAGAGTACCGCCGGGGCGTGCCGCAAGGCCCGGTGCGGCCGGTGCGGCCGACCGCTCGGCGCGGGACCACCACCTGGTTTCTCGCCGACCGCGAGATCTTCGGCGAGATCGACTACAACTTCGAGACATTAGCGCAGCGCTTCCGCGAGACGGCCTACCTCACGAAAGGCTTGCAGATCACGCTCCTCGACGAGCGCGATGATCGTGAGCTTACCTTTCTGTTCGAAGGCGGCATCGTTTCCTTTGTCCGCCATCTCAACAAGCATCGGACAGTCATTCATCAGCGGCCGTTTTATGTCCAAAAAGATTACGAGACCTCTTCAGTTGAAATCGCCTTTCAGTACAACGACAGCTACGCGGAGTCGGTCTTCAGCTTTGCCAACACGATTAACACCGTTGACGGCGGCACCCATCTGACGGGCTTCCGGACGGCGCTGACCCGCGTGCTCAACGACTATGCCCGCAAGGCGAAGCTGCTGAAAGATGACGAGGGCAACCTGACCGGCGAGGACGTGCGGGAGGGGCTGACGGCGATTATCTCGGTCAAACTGGCCGAGCCGCAGTTTGAGGGCCAGACGAAGGCGAAGCTCGGCAATCCCGAGATGAAGGGGCAGGTCGAGTCGGCACTGAGCGAAGGGTTGTCGGCCTATCTCGAGGAGAACCCTGCCGACGCGCGGCGGATCATCGAGAAGTGCATCACGGCGGCCCGAGCTCGCGAGGCGGCCCGCAAGGCGCGCGACCTCGTCATCCGCAAGAGTGCGCTCGAAGGGCTGACCTTGCCCGGCAAACTCGCTGACTGTTCGGAGAAAGACCCTGCGCTGTGCGAACTGTATCTCGTCGAGGGCGACTCGGCCGGCGGCTCGGCGAAGCAGGGGCGCGACCGCCGGTTTCAGGCGGTGCTGCCGCTGCGGGGCAAGATCCTCAATGTCGAGAAGGCGCGAGAAGACAAAATCCTTGCCAACGAAGAGATCCGCGCCATCATCACCGCACTCGGCACCGGCATCGGTGACATCTTCAACCTAAGCAAGCTGCGCTATCACCGGATTATCCTGATGACTGATGCCGATGTCGACGGCGCCCACATTCGGACGCTGCTGCTGACATTTTTCTTCCGCAATATGCCGCAGCTGATCGAGCGGCAGCATCTGTTTATCGCTCAGCCGCCGCTGTATCGCGTTGCTCACGGCAAAGAGGTCCGCTACGTCTACTCGGACAAGGAGCGCGACGAAGCGATCGAAGCGATGGGCAGGCCGAAGAATGTCGTCGTCCAGCGCTATAAGGGGCTCGGCGAGATGAACCCCGAGCAGTTGTGGGAGACGACGATGAACCCCGCGACGCGGACTATCCTGCAAGTGACGATCGAGGACGCTGTCGCCGCTGATGAGATTTTCGAGATGCTGATGGGAGAGCAGGTGCCGCCGCGGCGCCAGTTCATCCAAGCGCATGCCCAAAACGTCAGGAATCTCGACGTGTGA
- a CDS encoding RluA family pseudouridine synthase: protein MKEVIEAIGQPGVRLDRFLADQRPDLSRAFVRTLIETGNATVDGKPAKPGLRLSGGERITLMVPVAPPLLLEGENIPIPILYEDEDVLVIDKPAGLVVHPAAGHERGTLVHALLGRGGELAGIGASPRPGIVHRLDKDTSGVLIVAKTPHGERQIARQIQDRQVVKTYLALVEGHPDPPQGRIEAPIGRDPRHRQRMAVVADGREAITDYRTVRTIGPFSLLEVNLITGRTHQIRVHLAAIGHPVAGDTLYGRPRKGGPPRQFLHASRIGFRRPRDGAWIEVESPLPADLATWLARHEPPPASPPPPLSTGND, encoded by the coding sequence GTGAAGGAAGTCATCGAAGCGATCGGTCAGCCCGGCGTGCGGCTCGATCGGTTTCTCGCTGACCAGCGTCCCGATCTGTCGCGCGCCTTTGTCCGCACCTTGATCGAGACAGGCAACGCCACTGTCGACGGAAAGCCGGCAAAGCCGGGCCTGCGCCTCAGCGGCGGCGAGCGGATCACGCTGATGGTGCCGGTCGCGCCGCCGCTCCTCCTCGAAGGCGAAAATATTCCGATCCCGATCCTCTACGAAGACGAAGACGTGCTCGTCATCGATAAGCCTGCAGGCTTGGTCGTCCACCCCGCTGCCGGCCACGAACGCGGAACGCTCGTGCATGCTCTGCTCGGGCGCGGAGGCGAACTCGCCGGCATTGGGGCAAGCCCGCGCCCTGGCATCGTCCACCGCCTCGATAAAGACACCTCGGGCGTGCTGATCGTCGCGAAGACCCCCCATGGGGAGCGGCAGATCGCCCGCCAGATCCAAGACCGGCAGGTAGTAAAGACCTACCTCGCTCTCGTCGAAGGCCATCCCGATCCGCCGCAGGGCCGGATCGAGGCGCCGATCGGCCGCGACCCGCGCCATCGCCAGCGGATGGCCGTCGTTGCCGACGGCCGCGAGGCGATCACCGACTATCGGACGGTGCGCACGATCGGCCCGTTCAGCCTGCTCGAGGTGAACCTGATCACTGGCCGCACGCACCAGATCCGCGTGCATCTTGCGGCCATCGGGCATCCTGTTGCGGGGGACACCCTCTACGGCCGACCGCGGAAAGGCGGCCCGCCGCGCCAATTTCTCCACGCTTCCCGGATCGGCTTCCGCCGACCGCGTGACGGCGCGTGGATCGAAGTCGAGTCGCCGCTGCCAGCCGACCTCGCCACTTGGCTGGCGCGCCACGAGCCGCCTCCCGCTTCCCCTCCCCCGCCCCTTTCGACCGGAAACGACTGA
- the lspA gene encoding signal peptidase II, whose protein sequence is MKQSWIFFVTAAVVIALDQITKIWVRATLPLGVPVPEEWPIRLRHITNTGAAFGLFQDRSMLFVVIAIVAVGLILYYYRRLPADAWMVRLGLGLQLGGAIGNLIDRLHQGYVTDFIEFPYWPVFNIADSSIVIGVVLLGYYLLFVAPRETRQTPASQEDVV, encoded by the coding sequence GTGAAACAGAGCTGGATCTTCTTCGTCACCGCAGCTGTCGTCATCGCGCTCGATCAGATCACGAAGATCTGGGTTCGGGCGACCCTGCCGCTCGGCGTTCCCGTGCCAGAAGAGTGGCCTATTCGTCTTCGCCACATCACCAACACGGGCGCGGCGTTTGGGCTGTTTCAAGACCGCAGCATGCTGTTCGTGGTGATCGCGATTGTTGCGGTCGGCCTCATTCTGTATTACTACCGCCGCCTGCCGGCCGACGCTTGGATGGTGCGGCTGGGGCTCGGACTGCAGCTGGGCGGCGCTATTGGCAACTTGATCGACCGGCTGCACCAAGGCTATGTCACCGACTTTATCGAGTTTCCGTACTGGCCGGTCTTCAACATTGCCGACTCGTCGATCGTGATCGGGGTTGTCCTTCTCGGCTACTACCTGCTCTTCGTCGCGCCGCGAGAGACGCGGCAAACTCCAGCCAGCCAGGAAGACGTCGTTTGA
- the dat gene encoding D-amino-acid transaminase, with protein MEQFVYLNGEIVPYAEARIPVEDRGFLFGDGIYEVIRIYHGRPFAFERHLERLRRSAEEIRLPLELERLRTDALELIARQGIPEATLYLQVTRGVAVRNHAFPSAVVPTVLMLVRPASPPGADLLEQGVRCLTVPDDRWARCSIKSINLLPNVLAKQRAVEAGCYEAIYLRDGFMTEGSSSNSWAVFGGELWTAPKSNYILGGITRDILLELARADGIPVREEPVAGSRLPDADELLISSTTSEVLAVVELDGRPVGSGRPGPVWKRLYQLLQGAIDAECRLETAKAR; from the coding sequence ATGGAGCAGTTCGTCTATCTGAACGGCGAGATTGTTCCCTATGCCGAGGCCCGCATCCCGGTCGAGGATCGTGGTTTTCTCTTCGGTGACGGGATTTACGAGGTGATCCGGATCTATCACGGCCGGCCGTTCGCCTTTGAGCGCCACCTCGAACGGCTGCGCCGCTCGGCGGAGGAGATCCGCCTCCCCCTTGAGCTTGAGCGGCTTCGAACGGACGCGCTGGAACTGATCGCCCGCCAAGGGATTCCGGAGGCGACGCTCTACCTCCAAGTGACCCGCGGCGTCGCCGTCCGCAATCACGCCTTCCCGAGCGCGGTCGTGCCGACAGTGCTGATGCTTGTTCGCCCGGCGAGCCCGCCCGGCGCCGACCTGCTGGAGCAGGGCGTGCGCTGCTTGACTGTGCCGGACGATCGGTGGGCGCGCTGCTCGATCAAGAGCATCAATCTGCTGCCGAATGTGCTCGCGAAGCAGCGAGCGGTCGAGGCGGGGTGCTACGAGGCGATCTATCTGCGCGACGGCTTTATGACCGAGGGGTCGAGTTCGAACAGCTGGGCAGTCTTCGGCGGCGAACTGTGGACAGCGCCGAAGAGCAACTACATCCTCGGCGGCATTACCCGCGATATCCTGCTCGAGCTGGCCCGCGCAGACGGCATTCCCGTGCGGGAGGAGCCGGTTGCTGGAAGCCGGCTCCCCGACGCTGACGAACTGCTCATCTCCTCAACGACGTCGGAGGTGCTGGCGGTGGTGGAATTGGACGGCAGGCCGGTCGGCAGCGGGCGGCCCGGCCCCGTCTGGAAGCGCCTCTATCAGCTCCTCCAAGGCGCCATCGACGCCGAATGCCGCCTCGAGACGGCGAAGGCGCGCTAA